The following proteins are co-located in the Ascochyta rabiei chromosome 8, complete sequence genome:
- a CDS encoding Altered inheritance of mitochondria protein 6 translates to MASDNAGLHFASPSAQPLLHNHLTSDFDISRAKDPSPKDFSAVTERALEDGDTSDLDSDASLAFHPTFWGRCLMAVRRRRPSLPHAGFEAAHLPAFEKRRRVRKYVWRKRHGAWACLGAVGFVVFFFGCVHVVNVFLGYLPPLHDDPAAVVLDWNRPDQANTDMTSYLLDITKDVTPIPCHSHNDYWRRVPLYDALRWGCSGVEADVWLFNEDLFVGHSTHALTQDRTFRSMYVDPLVKMLDHKNDNTTLLSAVDVNATAKVGVFDTAPAHTLVLLVDFKNDGSQIFPYVSSQLSALREKGYLTYYDGEKTVQGPITVVATGNAPFDMVAANTTYRDIFFDAPLDRLYVEPQGEEGQDQTQYDDPAAASAAPVSTSGQGTVGTTPSSHFDSSNSFYASTNFKKSVGHIWFGRLTPKQRHIIRGQVQGAHDRGLKVRYWDAPKWPIALRNRVWWDLVDLGVDYINGDDLVGMTRFDWSVHRHWSWLE, encoded by the exons ATGGCCTCCGACAACGCCGGGTTGCACTTCGCGTCACCCAGTGCCCAGCCGCTCTTGCACAACCACCTCACATCTGACTTTGACATCTCGCGGGCAAAAGACCCTTCGCCGAAAGACTTCTCCGCCGTGACAGAACGGGCCTTGGAGGATGGCGACACTTCTGATTTGGACAGCGACGCCTCGTTAGCATTCCACCCCACCTTCTGGGGCCGTTGTCTGATGGCGGTACGCAGGAGGCGGCCGTCTCTTCCACATGCAGGTTTTGAAGCTGCCCATCTACCAGCCTTtgagaagaggaggagagTAAGAAAGTACGTGTGGAGGAAGAGACATGGCGCATGGGCATGTCTAGGAGCAGTGGGCttcgtcgtcttcttctt TGGCTGCGTTCACGTTGTCAACGTCTTCCTCGGCTATCTCCCCCCGCTCCACGATGACCCTGCTGCCGTTGTCCTGGACTGGAACCGCCCCGATCAAGCCAACACAGACATGACCTCGTATCTGCTTGACATCACCAAAGACGTAACCCCTATCCCTTGCCACTCCCACAACGACTACTGGCGTCGTGTGCCCCTCTACGATGCTCTCCGCTGGGGCTGTTCTGGCGTGGAAGCCGACGTATGGCTCTTCAACGAAGATCTCTTTGTCGGTCATAGCACCCATGCACTCACCCAGGACCGTACCTTCCGCTCCATGTACGTGGACCCACTCGTCAAGATGCTTGACCACAAGAACGACAACACCACCCTGCTCTCCGCCGTGGACGTCAACGCAACCGCCAAAGTCGGCGTATTCGACACAGCACCAGCACACACCCTCGTGCTCCTTGTCGACTTCAAAAACGACGGCTCGCAAATCTTCCCCTATGTATCTAGCCAACTCTCCGCTTTGCGAGAAAAGGGCTACCTGACCTACTACGACGGCGAGAAGACGGTCCAGGGCCCTATCACCGTCGTCGCAACCGGCAACGCGCCCTTCGACATGGTAGCGGCCAACACGACCTACCGCGACATCTTCTTCGACGCGCCGCTCGACCGGCTGTACGTCGAGCCGCAAGGCGAAGAAGGCCAGGACCAGACGCAGTACGACGACCCGGCCGCCGCCAGCGCCGCACCCGTAAGCACCAGCGGCCAAGGTACCGTAGGCACAACGCCCAGCTCGCACTTTGACAGCAGCAACTCATTCTACGCCTCGACCAACTTCAAAAAGAGCGTCGGCCACATCTGGTTCGGCCGGCTGACGCCCAAGCAGCGCCACATCATCCGCGGCCAGGTCCAGGGCGCCCACGACCGCGGCCTCAAGGTCCGCTACTGGGACGCTCCCAAGTGGCCCATTGCCCTGCGCAACCGCGTCTGGTGGGACCTGGTCGATCTGGGCGTCGACTACATCAACGGCGACGATCTCGTCGGTATGACCAGGTTCGACTGGAGCGTTCATCGCCACTGGAGTTGGTTGGAGTAG